From the genome of Longimicrobiales bacterium:
TACACGCCACGCTCACGCTCGATCAGCTCGGCAGGCACATCCGACTCGTCCACCGCCACCGGCGACATCGCCGCAATGTGCATCGCCAGGTCGCGCCCGAGCTGGATGAGGGCATCGTTGCGCGCCACGAAGTCGGTCTCGCAGTTCACCTCGACCATCACCGCGACCTTGTTGTTCGTGTGCAGGTACGTGCCGATCACGCCCTCGCTCGCCTCGCGCTCCGAACGCTTCGCCGCCTTCGCCGCACCCCTCGCGCGCAGGACGTCGATCGCCGCCTCCATATCGCCGTTCGACTCCTGCAGCGCCTTCTTGCACTCCATCATCCCGGCGCCCGTCCGCTCGCGCAGCTCCTTCACCATTCCAGCAGTAATCGTGGCCATTATCCGCAATCGTTCAGTGTGTTCGTCGAAACCGGGCGTCCGAATGGGAACCGGGCCCGGGCGTCGGGCCCGGTTGCCCGGACCCGCATTGTCGTTTCCTGCTATGAAAAAGCGCTGCAGAGCTGCAGGGCGTGCAGCGCTGCAGCGCTTCTCGCGCTGAGCGATTCGAGAGCCCCTAGGACTCTCCGCCCTCCGCCTCGCCGCCCTCCGCTGCGTCCTCGCCTTCACCCGTGCGCAGCGTGGCAATCACCTCGGGACGCGGACGACGCTTGCGCCGCGGGCGCTTCCGCTTGCCGCGATCGTCCGAACGCTCCTCCTGCGCCAGCCCGCCCTCGGTCGAATACGTCGACGCCTCGACCTCGTCGGCACGACGCCGCGCCTCAGGCGGCAGCTCGCGACGCGCCTGGGCAATCGAACTGGCGATCGCACCCGCGATGAGCGAGACCGAACGGATCGCGTCGTCGTTCGCCGGGATCGGATAGTCGATGACGTCTGGATCCGCATTCGTATCCGTGATCGCGATTACCGGGATGCCCAGCTTGTTGGCCTCCTTGATCGCGATCGTCTCCTTCTTCGCGTCCACCACGAAGAGCGCACCCGGCAGACGGCCCATGTCCTTCACACCGCCCAGGTACTTCTCCAGCTTCTCGCGCTCGCGCTGAAGCAGGAGCTGCTCCTTCTTCGTGTAGAACTCGTAGGTCCCCTCCTCGAGCCCGCGCTCCAGCTCCTTCAGGCGCCGGATCTGCTTGCGGATCGTCGAGAAGTTCGTGAGCATCCCGCCCAGCCACCGCTCGGTGACGAAGAACGCGCCCGCGTCCGTCGCCTCCTGCTCGATGATCGAACGCAGCTGCCGCTTGGTGCACACGAACAGCACGCGATCACTGTTCAGCGTGACATCACGCACGGCCCGCTGCGCCGCCTGCAGCGCGTTCAGCGTCTTCTTGAGATCGATGATGTGGATGCCGTTGCGCTCCGCGAAGATGAACTTCCGCATCTTCGGGTTCCAACGGCTGCTCTGGTGGCCGAAGTGGACGCCGGCCTCGAGCAGATCCTGGATCTGGGGCTCTACCATCTGTTCCTCGTTCGGGGTTCAGAGCGGGCCATGCGGCCCGCCCGCCTCCACCGCCTTCGCCCGCACTGCCTCGCCCGCGTGGGCACCCCGACAGTGCGTCCGGCGGTGTGTGTAGTACCGGCCCCAACCTGCGGAGCCGGCCGGTTCCTCATCCTGCCTGCACGCGCTGCGTGCGGGCGATCAACGCTTCGAGAACTGGAAGCGCTTGCGGGCGCCCGGACGGCCGGGCTTCTTGCGCTCGACCTCGCGCGGGTCACGCGTCAGCATGCCCTTCTCGCGCAGCGCGCCACGCAGCTCCTCGTCGTACTTCAGCAGCGCGCGCGCAAGCGCCAGGCGCGCAGCACCCGCCTGGCCCGTCGTGCCGCCACCGTCCAGGTTCAGCTTCACGTCGAAGCGGCCCTGCGTGTTCGTCACCGCCAGCGGCTCCTGCACGTGCTGCACGAGCGAGGAGCGCGGGAAATACTGGTCGATCGGACGGCCGTTGACCTCCCACTTGCCCGAGCCCGGCTTCAGCCACGCCCGTGCCGTGCTCGTCTTGCGCCGGCCCAACCCGTTGAACTGCGTCTCGTTCGCCATCCTCAGATCTCCAGCGGCTGCGGCTGCTGCGCCTCGTGCGGATGCTCCGCACTCGCATACACCTTCAGCTTGCGCCGCATCAGGCGGCCCAGGTTGTTCTTCGGCAGCATCCCCTTCACCGCCAGCTCGACCACCCGCTCCGGGTGCTTCTCGAGCATCGTGGAGACAGGAATGTGCTTCTCGCCGCCGATGTAGCCCGTGTGCCGGAAGTACGTCTTGTTCTCCGCCTTCGTGCCCGTAAGGCGCACCTTGTCGGCGTTCACGACAACGACAAAGTCGCCCGTGTCGAGATGCGGCGTGTACATCGGCTT
Proteins encoded in this window:
- the rpsI gene encoding 30S ribosomal protein S9, which encodes MANETQFNGLGRRKTSTARAWLKPGSGKWEVNGRPIDQYFPRSSLVQHVQEPLAVTNTQGRFDVKLNLDGGGTTGQAGAARLALARALLKYDEELRGALREKGMLTRDPREVERKKPGRPGARKRFQFSKR
- the rplM gene encoding 50S ribosomal protein L13; its protein translation is MKTYTPKAPEIERRWWVVDAEDVVLGRLASKIAQVLRGKHKPMYTPHLDTGDFVVVVNADKVRLTGTKAENKTYFRHTGYIGGEKHIPVSTMLEKHPERVVELAVKGMLPKNNLGRLMRRKLKVYASAEHPHEAQQPQPLEI
- the tsf gene encoding translation elongation factor Ts — protein: MATITAGMVKELRERTGAGMMECKKALQESNGDMEAAIDVLRARGAAKAAKRSEREASEGVIGTYLHTNNKVAVMVEVNCETDFVARNDALIQLGRDLAMHIAAMSPVAVDESDVPAELIERERGVYREQVKNEGKPEAMWDKIVDGKMKRFFKDSTLMEQVFVKDPEGKQTIRELVQDVAAKTGENVVVRRFVRYQLGE
- the rpsB gene encoding 30S ribosomal protein S2, coding for MVEPQIQDLLEAGVHFGHQSSRWNPKMRKFIFAERNGIHIIDLKKTLNALQAAQRAVRDVTLNSDRVLFVCTKRQLRSIIEQEATDAGAFFVTERWLGGMLTNFSTIRKQIRRLKELERGLEEGTYEFYTKKEQLLLQREREKLEKYLGGVKDMGRLPGALFVVDAKKETIAIKEANKLGIPVIAITDTNADPDVIDYPIPANDDAIRSVSLIAGAIASSIAQARRELPPEARRRADEVEASTYSTEGGLAQEERSDDRGKRKRPRRKRRPRPEVIATLRTGEGEDAAEGGEAEGGES